One window from the genome of Anser cygnoides isolate HZ-2024a breed goose chromosome 8, Taihu_goose_T2T_genome, whole genome shotgun sequence encodes:
- the USP1 gene encoding ubiquitin carboxyl-terminal hydrolase 1 isoform X2, which produces MPGVLPSESGAALRGSPSKRSRLSLKLFQKKEAKRALDFAEPQDGGGSSPEPRGADVDQVVPAAQPPLLVSCEKKDNMLPFVGLNNLGNTCYLNSILQGNCKEDPLASYELICSLHSLILSIEQLQASFLLNPEKYTDELATQPRRLLNTLRELNPMYEGYLQHDAQEVLQCILGNIQETCQLLKKEELNKLPLEEPTAKPEEKLDENIESNGTGNSAEEEDSEPSGPVGEVAEDKLLKGNGKRKSDAEGGNAKKKSKVSKEQIAAEENQRQTRSKRKATGEKLENQTEAIAKCSTENESAKPTQKKSRLRLNWLKSSCKQPSILSKFYSLGKLTTNLGSKDPAKEYDDCELEESSVKCENGNKVKEEGHEPAFPVESHEKGTEKEPKKEGTELAVFELVEKLFQGQLVLRTRCLECECFTERREDFQDISVPVQEDELSKTEESSEISPEPKTEMKTLKWAISQFASVERIVGEDKYFCENCHHYTEAERSLLFDKMPEVITIHLKCFAASGLEFDCYGGLSKINTPLLTPLKLSLEEWSTKPTNDTYGLFAVVMHSGITISSGHYTASVKITDLNSLEIDKGNFITDQMYEMIKPEPLNEEEARTVAEDYDDGEVSFRANGNAQPGKVLNKKNMEAVGLLGGQKSKSDCDLYNNKPANAEKFLNIVTENRNPESSNTNGSVECSTEHSDQNGVASSGLENKALYVLQSLKEYEGKWLLFDDSEVKVTEEKDFLNSLSPTSSSTSTPYLLFYKKIVE; this is translated from the exons ATGCCCGGGGTGCTCCCCAGCGAGAGCGGAGCGGCGTTGCGGGGCAGCCCGTCGAAGCGGAGCCGGCTGTCGCTGAagctgttccagaagaaggaggCCAAGCGGGCGCTGGACTTCGCCGAGCCGCAGGACGGCGGCGGGAGCAGCCCCGAGCCGCGGGGAGCCGACGT TGACCAGGTtgttcctgcagcacagcctccgTTGCTTGTCAGCTGTGAGAAGAAAGACAACATGTTGCCTTTTGTGGGCCTGAATAATCTTGGTAACACTTGTTACCTGAACAGCATCCTTCAG GGAAATTGTAAAGAAGATCCCCTGGCAAGTTACGAGCTGATCTGCAGTCTGCACTCCCTGATTCTTTCCATTGAGCAGCTTCAAGCCAGCTTTCTCTTAAATCCGGAGAAATACACCGATGAGCTTGCTACTCAGCCACGAAGGCTACTCAATACCCTGAG AGAGCTCAACCCTATGTATGAAGGCTACTTGCAGCACGATGCCCAGGAGGTTCTGCAGTGTATCCTAGGTAACATCCAAGAAACGTGTCAGCtactgaagaaggaagaattgAACAAACTGCCTTTGGAAGAGCCTACAGCTAAACCGGAGGAAAAACTTGACGAAAATATCGAGAGCAATGGAACCGGCAACTCTGCCGAGGAGGAGGACAGTGAGCCAAGTGGCCCTGTGGGAGAGGTGGCCGAAGATAAGTTGCtcaaaggaaatgggaaaagaaaaagtgatgcCGAAGGTGGCAACgcaaagaaaaaatccaaagtatcaaaagaacaaattgcagcagaagaaaatcagagacAAACCAGGTCAAAGAGGAAAGCAACGGGAGAAAAGCTAGAAAATCAAACTGAGGCCATTGCCAAGTGCTCCACTGAAAACGAGAGTGCAAAGCCAACACAGAAGAAGTCACGACTTCGATTAAACTGGTTAAAATCTTCGTGCAAACAACCCAGTATTCTGTCCAAATTTTATAGTCTGGGGAAGTTAACGACAAATTTGGGATCCAAAGACCCAGCGAAAGAATACGATGACTGTGAGCTTGAAGAGTCTTCTGTAAAGTGTGAAAATGGTAATAAGGTTAAAGAAGAAGGTCATGAACCAGCATTTCCTGTGGAAAGCCATgagaaaggaactgaaaaagaaccaaaaaaggAAG GTACGGAGCTGGCTGTTTTTGAACTAGTGGAGAAATTGTTCCAGGGCCAGTTAGTACTGAGAACAAGATGCTTGGAGTGCGAGTGCTTcactgaaagaagagaagactTCCAGGACATCAGCGTTCCAGTGCAAGAAGATGAACTttctaaaactgaagaaagttcTGAAA TTTCTCCAGAGccaaaaacagaaatgaagactCTTAAGTGGGCAATTTCACAGTTTGCATCAGTGGAAAGGATTGTGGGAGAGGATAAATATTTCTGCGAGAACTGTCATCATTACACAGAAGCGGAACGCAGTCTTTTATTTGATAAAATGCCTGAAGTTATAACAATTCATTTGAAGTGCTTTGCTGCTAGTGGCTTAGA gttTGATTGCTATGGCGGACTGTCCAAGATAAACACTCCTCTGCTGACGCCTCTCAAATTGTCGCTAGAAGAATGGAGCACGAAGCCAACTAATGACACCTATGGATTATTTGCCGTGGTAATGCACAGTGGCATTACAATTAGCAGTGGACACTACACAGCCTCTGTCAAAATTACAGATCTTAATAGCCTGGAGATAGACAAGGGAAACTTCATCACTGACCAAATGTACGAAATGATTAAGCCAGAACCACTGAACGAGGAGGAAGCGAGAACTGTCGCTGAAGACTACGATGACGGTGAAGTCTCTTTTAGAGCCAATGGGAATGCCCAGCCAGGGAAAGTGCTGAACAAAAAGAACATGGAAGCTGTTGGACTTCTGGGCGGACAGAAGAGCAAGTCTGACTGTGACTTGTACAATAACAAACCAGCTAACGCTGAGAAGTTTCTTAATATagttactgaaaacagaaacccTGAGTCTAGCAATACTAACGGAAGCGTGGAGTGCAGCACGGAACACAGCGATCAGAATGGTGTTGCTTCCAGTGGActagaaaacaaagctttgtaCGTATTGCAGAGCCTGAAAGAGTATGAAGGAAAGTGGTTGCTTTTTGATGACTCTGAAGTGAAGgtcacagaggaaaaggacTTTCTGAATTCTCTTTCTCCGACGTCATCATCTACATCAACTCCTTACTTACTGTTTTATAAGAAAATTGTAGAGTGA
- the USP1 gene encoding ubiquitin carboxyl-terminal hydrolase 1 isoform X1 → MPGVLPSESGAALRGSPSKRSRLSLKLFQKKEAKRALDFAEPQDGGGSSPEPRGADVDQVVPAAQPPLLVSCEKKDNMLPFVGLNNLGNTCYLNSILQVLYFCPGFKTGVKHLYNIISKKKESLKEEGEQKAEKGNCKEDPLASYELICSLHSLILSIEQLQASFLLNPEKYTDELATQPRRLLNTLRELNPMYEGYLQHDAQEVLQCILGNIQETCQLLKKEELNKLPLEEPTAKPEEKLDENIESNGTGNSAEEEDSEPSGPVGEVAEDKLLKGNGKRKSDAEGGNAKKKSKVSKEQIAAEENQRQTRSKRKATGEKLENQTEAIAKCSTENESAKPTQKKSRLRLNWLKSSCKQPSILSKFYSLGKLTTNLGSKDPAKEYDDCELEESSVKCENGNKVKEEGHEPAFPVESHEKGTEKEPKKEGTELAVFELVEKLFQGQLVLRTRCLECECFTERREDFQDISVPVQEDELSKTEESSEISPEPKTEMKTLKWAISQFASVERIVGEDKYFCENCHHYTEAERSLLFDKMPEVITIHLKCFAASGLEFDCYGGLSKINTPLLTPLKLSLEEWSTKPTNDTYGLFAVVMHSGITISSGHYTASVKITDLNSLEIDKGNFITDQMYEMIKPEPLNEEEARTVAEDYDDGEVSFRANGNAQPGKVLNKKNMEAVGLLGGQKSKSDCDLYNNKPANAEKFLNIVTENRNPESSNTNGSVECSTEHSDQNGVASSGLENKALYVLQSLKEYEGKWLLFDDSEVKVTEEKDFLNSLSPTSSSTSTPYLLFYKKIVE, encoded by the exons ATGCCCGGGGTGCTCCCCAGCGAGAGCGGAGCGGCGTTGCGGGGCAGCCCGTCGAAGCGGAGCCGGCTGTCGCTGAagctgttccagaagaaggaggCCAAGCGGGCGCTGGACTTCGCCGAGCCGCAGGACGGCGGCGGGAGCAGCCCCGAGCCGCGGGGAGCCGACGT TGACCAGGTtgttcctgcagcacagcctccgTTGCTTGTCAGCTGTGAGAAGAAAGACAACATGTTGCCTTTTGTGGGCCTGAATAATCTTGGTAACACTTGTTACCTGAACAGCATCCTTCAG GTGTTATATTTTTGTCCTGGTTTTAAAACTGGAGTAAAGCATTTATATAATATcatttcaaagaagaaagaatctttgaaagaagaaggagagcaaaaagcagaaaag GGAAATTGTAAAGAAGATCCCCTGGCAAGTTACGAGCTGATCTGCAGTCTGCACTCCCTGATTCTTTCCATTGAGCAGCTTCAAGCCAGCTTTCTCTTAAATCCGGAGAAATACACCGATGAGCTTGCTACTCAGCCACGAAGGCTACTCAATACCCTGAG AGAGCTCAACCCTATGTATGAAGGCTACTTGCAGCACGATGCCCAGGAGGTTCTGCAGTGTATCCTAGGTAACATCCAAGAAACGTGTCAGCtactgaagaaggaagaattgAACAAACTGCCTTTGGAAGAGCCTACAGCTAAACCGGAGGAAAAACTTGACGAAAATATCGAGAGCAATGGAACCGGCAACTCTGCCGAGGAGGAGGACAGTGAGCCAAGTGGCCCTGTGGGAGAGGTGGCCGAAGATAAGTTGCtcaaaggaaatgggaaaagaaaaagtgatgcCGAAGGTGGCAACgcaaagaaaaaatccaaagtatcaaaagaacaaattgcagcagaagaaaatcagagacAAACCAGGTCAAAGAGGAAAGCAACGGGAGAAAAGCTAGAAAATCAAACTGAGGCCATTGCCAAGTGCTCCACTGAAAACGAGAGTGCAAAGCCAACACAGAAGAAGTCACGACTTCGATTAAACTGGTTAAAATCTTCGTGCAAACAACCCAGTATTCTGTCCAAATTTTATAGTCTGGGGAAGTTAACGACAAATTTGGGATCCAAAGACCCAGCGAAAGAATACGATGACTGTGAGCTTGAAGAGTCTTCTGTAAAGTGTGAAAATGGTAATAAGGTTAAAGAAGAAGGTCATGAACCAGCATTTCCTGTGGAAAGCCATgagaaaggaactgaaaaagaaccaaaaaaggAAG GTACGGAGCTGGCTGTTTTTGAACTAGTGGAGAAATTGTTCCAGGGCCAGTTAGTACTGAGAACAAGATGCTTGGAGTGCGAGTGCTTcactgaaagaagagaagactTCCAGGACATCAGCGTTCCAGTGCAAGAAGATGAACTttctaaaactgaagaaagttcTGAAA TTTCTCCAGAGccaaaaacagaaatgaagactCTTAAGTGGGCAATTTCACAGTTTGCATCAGTGGAAAGGATTGTGGGAGAGGATAAATATTTCTGCGAGAACTGTCATCATTACACAGAAGCGGAACGCAGTCTTTTATTTGATAAAATGCCTGAAGTTATAACAATTCATTTGAAGTGCTTTGCTGCTAGTGGCTTAGA gttTGATTGCTATGGCGGACTGTCCAAGATAAACACTCCTCTGCTGACGCCTCTCAAATTGTCGCTAGAAGAATGGAGCACGAAGCCAACTAATGACACCTATGGATTATTTGCCGTGGTAATGCACAGTGGCATTACAATTAGCAGTGGACACTACACAGCCTCTGTCAAAATTACAGATCTTAATAGCCTGGAGATAGACAAGGGAAACTTCATCACTGACCAAATGTACGAAATGATTAAGCCAGAACCACTGAACGAGGAGGAAGCGAGAACTGTCGCTGAAGACTACGATGACGGTGAAGTCTCTTTTAGAGCCAATGGGAATGCCCAGCCAGGGAAAGTGCTGAACAAAAAGAACATGGAAGCTGTTGGACTTCTGGGCGGACAGAAGAGCAAGTCTGACTGTGACTTGTACAATAACAAACCAGCTAACGCTGAGAAGTTTCTTAATATagttactgaaaacagaaacccTGAGTCTAGCAATACTAACGGAAGCGTGGAGTGCAGCACGGAACACAGCGATCAGAATGGTGTTGCTTCCAGTGGActagaaaacaaagctttgtaCGTATTGCAGAGCCTGAAAGAGTATGAAGGAAAGTGGTTGCTTTTTGATGACTCTGAAGTGAAGgtcacagaggaaaaggacTTTCTGAATTCTCTTTCTCCGACGTCATCATCTACATCAACTCCTTACTTACTGTTTTATAAGAAAATTGTAGAGTGA